In Scatophagus argus isolate fScaArg1 chromosome 3, fScaArg1.pri, whole genome shotgun sequence, one genomic interval encodes:
- the LOC124054344 gene encoding calcium/calmodulin-dependent protein kinase type 1D-like — translation MGRKEIICSWKKSISNIKDVFDFKGKMGSGSFSEVFMVREKNTGKLYALKCLKKKHLANSNLENEIQVLRRIKHENVVGLEDFYESRTHYYLVMQLVSGGELFDHILDKGVYTERDASKVIKQVLQAVSYLHENSIVHRDLKPENLLYYNTDENAKIMVSDFGLSKTLDHGVMSTACGTPGYVAPEVLAQKPYSKAVDCWSIGVITYILLCGYPPFFEENETRLFSKIMRAEYAFHSPFWDDISESAKDFIRNMMEKNPTKRFLTEQALRHPWIAGNAAKDLDIHQSVCEQMERNFAKSKWKQAFNAASVVHHMKKLQLSHSEPSPSPLSMPHIIVQSSSQNDLEMLGPCHDEGDALDPNGNPVHAVDRDVHPPLRASHSEPGNVLTVDDTREVNNFHSERDTSFRPTKSLDAMAQRKDLPLQSGVCSVM, via the exons ATGGGGCGGAAGGAGATCATCTGTAGCTGGAAGAAAAGCATCAGTAACATCAAGGATGTGTTTGACTTCAAGGGGAAAATGGGCTC TGGCTCTTTTTCGGAGGTTTTTATGGTGAGAGAGAAGAATACGGGAAAGCTATATGCCCTGAAATGcctgaagaaaaaacatcttGCTAATAGCAACCTGGAGAATGAAATCCAAGTACTGAgaag GATAAAGCACGAGAACGTGGTGGGACTTGAGGATTTCTATGAAAGTCGAACACATTATTACCTGGTCATGCAACT ggtgtcAGGCGGAGAGCTGTTTGATCACATTTTAGACAAGGGGGTTTACACAGAAAGAGATGCCAGCAAAGTGATCAAACAAGTCCTGCAGGCTGTCAGCTACCTGCATGAAAACAGCATAGTACACAGGGACCTTAAG CCTGAGAACCTGCTGTACTATAACACAGATGAGAACGCTAAGATCATGGTCAGTGATTTTGGCCTGTCTAAGACCCTGGATCATGGTGTGATGTCCACAGCCTGTGGTACACCAGGATATGTTG CCCCTGAGGTTTTGGCCCAGAAACCCTACAGCAAAGCAGTGGACTGCTGGTCCATTGGAGTTATCACTTACATCCT GCTTTGCGGCTACCCTCCATTCTTTGAAGAAAATGAGACCCGTCTGTTTTCAAAGATCATGAGAGCCGAGTACGCCTTTCATTCACCCTTCTGGGATGACATCTCTGAATCAG CCAAAGACTTTATCCGGAATATGATGGAGAAAAACCCCACAAAACGCTTCCTCACTGAGCAGGCACTCAGACACCCCTG GATTGCTGGAAATGCAGCTAAGGACCTCGACAttcatcagtctgtctgtgaacagatggagagaaacttTGCCAAATCCAAATGGAAG CAAGCCTTCAATGCAGCCTCTGTAGTCCACCACATGAAGAAACTGCAGTTATCCCACAGTGAGCCCTCCCCCTCACCCCTCTCCATGCCCCACATCATAGTACAGTCCTCCTCCCAGAATGACCTTGAGATGCTGGGGCCCTGCCACGATGAGGGTGATGCCCTCGACCCAAATGGGAATCCCGTTCATGCTGTGGACAGAGATGTCCATCCACCTCTGAGAGCCAGTCACAGTGAGCCTGGCAATGTCCTCACAGTTGATGACACAAGAGAGGTCAATAATTTCCATTCAGAGAGAGACACTTCTTTCAGGCCAACCAAGAG TCTGGATGCTATGGCTCAGAGGAAGGACCTGCCACTTCAGTCTGGAGTGTGTTCAGTCATGTGA